The sequence CGGCCGCCTGGAAGGCGATCCCCATGATCGCGCCGAGGATCAGCTGCTCGGTGAACTCCTTGGAGGTGACGGTGATGTGGGCCCCCTTGAGCGGCCCGCCCGCCCCGACCGAGCCGGGTCCCACGTTGTCGGCCATGGGGGAGCCGCTGGTCAGTCCGCAGCCGGAGGCCAGCAGCAGTCCCGCCAGGGTCAGGCACGCACCGCGTCTCATGTGCCCGCCTCCAGGCCGCGCGGTCGCAGCAGCACCTCCGCCAGCGAGGCCAGCCAGTCCACCAGCAGGGCGAGCGTCACGGTCAGGACCGAGCCCAGCACCAGCACCGGCATGCGCTGGGTGGTGATGCCGGTGGTGATCAGCACGCCCAGGCCGCCGCCCCCGCCGAAGGTCGCGAGGGTCGCCGTACCGACGTTGAGGACGAGTGCCGTACGGACACCCGCGAGGATCAGCGGGACGGCGAGCGGGAGTTCGACGTGGGACAGCACGCCGAACGGGGACATGCCGATGCCCCGGGCCGCCTCCAGCAGCGTCGGGTCGTTGGCCTTCAGGCCGGCGATGGTGTTGGAGAGGACCGGCAGGATCGCGTAGACGATGATGCCGATCAGGGCGGCCCTCGTCCCGGTGCCGAGCCAGATCACCAGCAGGGCCAGCAGGCCGATCGCCGGAGTCGCCTGGCCCATGTTGGCGAAGGCCATCGCCACCGGGGTGGCCCTGCGGAAGGCCCGCCGGGTGAGCACGATGCCGAGCGGGATCGCGATGATCAGCACGAAGAAGGTGGAGATCACCGTCAGTTGCACGTGCTGCCACAGCGCCTTGGAGACCTGGCCGCCGGACAGGGCGTTCTTCGAGATCGTGTCCAGGTGCGCCTGCCGGAACCACAGCCGGGTCGCCAGCAGTACGGCGATCAGGAACGCGGGCAGGAACGTCAGCCGCTGCGGGCTCACCCGGCGGGCGGGCGGCCGCCGGGGCGGGGCGGGAGCCTCCTGTCCGGCCTCGGCCTCGTCCTCGTCACGGAAGGCGAGCCCCTCGGCCTCGTGCCCCCCGTCGGGGCGCGGCGGTCCGGCGGTGCTCACGCCTTCGTCACCCCTCCGGGACCCTCCTGCTCGAAGTGGGTCTGCTGGGCGCGCGCCTCCTCCAGCTCGTGCTGCGCCTCCATCGCCTCGAGCCGGTCGGCCTCCAGCAGCTCGTGCACGGAGTTCATCAGCGTCTCCATGTCGACCACGCCGAGGTACTCGCCGCGCCGCCCGGTCACCGCGACCCGGCCCGCGTTGTCCGTGAGGACGGCCTCCAGCGCGTCGCGCAGGGTGCCGTCCCGGGTCACGGTGTCGTGCACGAGCGTGCCCGCGCGGGCCAGCGAGCCCTTGGCCCGCATCAGGTCGCCGCGCCGCAGCCACTTGTAGGGCCGTCGGCGCCGGTCGAGCAGCAGGATCTCGCTGGCGCCGCTGGAACGCAGGTGCCCGAAGATCTGCTGGAGCGGGGTGTCCACGGTCACCGTCGGGTAGTCCCGCATCTCCACGTCCCGCACCCGGGTCAGGTTCAGCCGCTTCAGGGCCGCGCCCGCGCCGACGAAACCGGAGACGAAGTCGTCGGCCGGGTTGGTGAGGATCGCCTCCGGGGTGTCGAACTGGGCGATGTGCGAGCGTTCGCGCAGTACGGCGATCCGGTCGCCCAGCTTGATCGCCTCGTCGAAGTCGTGGGTGACGAACACGATCGTCTTGTGCAGTTCGTGCTGGAGCCGGATCAGCTCGTCCTGGAGGTGATCGCGGGTGATCGGGTCGACCGCGCCGAACGGCTCGTCCATCAGCAGCACCGGGGGATCGGCGGCCAACGCCCGTGCCACGCCGACCCGTTGCTGCTGGCCGCCGGAGAGCTGGCGCGGATAGCGGCCGTGGAACTCGCCCGGGTCGAGCCCGACGAGGTCGAGCAGCTCCTCGACCCGGGACCGGATCCGCGTCTTCGGCCAGCCGATCATCTTCGGTACGAGGGCGATGTTCTGGGCGACGGTCATGTGCGGGAAGAGACCGGCCGACTGGATGGCGTACCCGACCTTGCGGCGCAGCTTCACCGGGTCGATGTCGGTGACGTCCTCGCCGCCGATCCGGATGCGGCCGCCGGTCGGCTCGATCAGCCGGTTGATCATCTTGAGCGTCGTGGACTTCCCGCAGCCGGACGGGCCGACGAAGACGACCGTCTCGCCCGCCTTGATCTCCATGCTCACGTTGTCCACGGCGGGCTGCGCACTGCCCGGATACCGCTTGGTCAGGTTCTCCAGCTCGATGGAGGCACCGTGGCTCTCCTGGCTCCCCAGGCTCTCCTGGCTCCGGGCGGCGGATGTCTCAGGCACGGATCCCCCTCGGAATGGTCAGCCGCCCGATCAGGACATACCCGGCATCGAACAGCAGTGCGAGGATGATGATCCCGAGGGTGCCCGAGAGCACCTGGTTCAGCGCGTTCTTGCTGCCCAGGGAGGCGAGCCCGCGGAAGATCTCGTTGCCGAGCCCGGGGCCGGAGGCGTAGGCGGCGATCGCGGCGATGCCCATCAGCATCTGCGTGGAGACCCGGATCCCGGTCAGGATCGGCGGCCAGGCCAGCGGCAGCTCCACCCGCGCCAGCCGCATCGCCCGGGACATGCCGATGCCCCGGGCCGCGTCCACCAGCGTCGGGTCCACCCCGCGCAGGCCCACGATCGCGTTGCGCACGATCGGCAGCAGCCCGTACAGCGTCAGCGCGATCACCGTGGGCGGCACACCGAGCCCGACGAGCGGGATGAGCAGACCGATCAGGGCGAGGGAGGGGATGGTGAGGACGGTGGAGGTGGCGGTGGTGGCGAGGTTGCCCGCCCAGTCGGAGCGGTAGGTGACGACCGCGATCAGCACCCCGATGGCGGTCGCCAGGACCATGCACTGGAAAACGGCGCTGGCGTGCTGATAGGCGTCCGTGAGCAGCTGCTGATGGCGATTTCCCAGGTACTGCCAGAAGCCCACCGGTGCTCACCCCAGACAGGTCACGTCCCTTCGCTGTCCCGGGCGGCCTGTTCCACCAGCGGGATGATCCGCAGCGGAACGGGGTTCTCCATGACGATCGCCGTGGAGGCCCGGACGATGCCATCAAAACCGACGACGCGGTCGATCACCCGTTGAAGATCGGCGTTCGAGCGGGCCACCAGCCGGCACAGCATGTCCCCGCTGCCGGTCGTGGTCAGCAGCTCCAGCACCTCCGGCACACCCGCCAAGTGCGCCCGGACATCGGGTCCTTGGCCCTGCCGGATCTGGAGGGTGGCGAACGCGGTGACCGGGTAGCCGAGGGCCGCCGGATCCACCTGCGGGCCGAATCCGCGGATGACGCCATTCGACTGAAGCCGGTCGAGGCGCGCCTGCACCGTCCCGCGCGCCACTGCGAGCCGCCGGGACATCTCCAGCACACCGATGCGCGGCTCCTCGGCCAGCAGCACGATGATCCGCCCGTCCAGCCGGTCGAACGCCATCCGAGCCCCTTCCGAGGTGGTCATCATGTACAGAAAGTCCGCCGAAACGGCCGTATCGCTGGGCAGTCTGCCCAGTGAATACGGAAACTATTGCGCAGCTTGCAGAGCGGGGCCACCCTTCGGCTATGACGCAGACCACACACCAGACCCCCGACACCGCCCGGCAGGCCGACCCCTTCCCGGTCAAGGGAATGGACGCGGTCGTCTTCGCCGTGGGCAACGCCAAGCAGGCGGCGCACTACTACTCCACCGCCTTCGGCATGCAGCTGGTCGCCTACTCCGGACCGGAGAACGGCAGCCGCGAGACCGCCAGTTACGTGCTCGAGAACGGCTCCGCCCGCTTCGTGTTCACCTCGGTCGTCAAGCCGGCCACCGACTGGGGCCGCTTCCTCGACCGGCACGTGGCCGAGCACGGCGACGGCGTCATCGACCTGGCCATCGAGGTCCCCGACGCCCGCGCCGCCCACGCCTACGCCGTCGAGCACGGCGCCCGCTCGATCGCCGAGCCCTACGAGGTCAAGGACGAGCACGGCACCGTCGTCCTCGCCGCCATCGCCACCTACGGCGAGACCCGCCACACCCTCGTCGACCGCTCCGGCTACGACGGCCCCTACCTGCCCGGGTACGTGCCGGCCAAGCCCATGGTCACGCCGCCCGCCAAGCGCACCTTCCAGGCGGTCGACCACTGCGTCGGCAACGTCGAACTCGGGAAGATGAACGAGTGGGTGGCCTTCTACAACAAGGTCATGGGCTTCACGAACATGAAGGAGTTCGTGGGCGACGACATCGCCACCGAGTACAGCGCGCTGATGTCGAAGGTCGTCGCGGACGGCACCCTGAAGGTCAAGTTCCCGATCAACGAGCCCGCGATCGCCAAGAAGAAGTCCCAGATCGACGAGTACCTGGAGTTCTACGGCGGCGCCGGTGTCCAGCACATCGCGCTGAACACCAACGACATCGTGGAGACCGTACGCACCATGCGCGCGGCCGGCGTCGAGTTCCTCAACACCCCCGACTCCTACTACGACACCCTCGGCGAGTGGGTCGGCGACACCCGCGTGCCCGTCGACACCCTGCGCGAGCTGAAGATCCTCGCCGACCGCGACGAGGACGGCTACCTGCTGCAGATCTTCACCAAGCCGGTCCAGGACCGCCCGACCGTCTTCTTCGAGATCATCGAGCGCCATGGCTCGATGGGCTTCGGCAAGGGCAACTTCAAGGCCCTGTTCGAGGCCATCGAGCGGGAGCAGGCCAAGCGGGGCAACCTGTAGGGACTACCGGGTGCCGGTGGGCGGCGGCTCGTCGGGCCCGCCGCCCAGCCGCCCCAGCGCCGCGTGAGCCAGCCGCCCCAGCGCCGCGTGAGCCAGCCGCCCCAGCGCCGCGTGAGCCAGCCGCCCCAGCGCCGCGCGAGCCAGCGGCGCGCGCGGCTCGGCCCACGGGGACGTGCCCGGCACGGTCGGCCGGCTGCCCATGCGGCTCACTGTGCGTCAGTACGACGAGCACGCCCGAGCGGCCCAAGCGGGGCATGGACGGGGTTCACACCGATGGCCGTGAGTGCCAGGCTGTGATCATGAGCCGTATCGAAGCGCCCCGCTTTGAAGACCCCGCAGAGACGAGCGATCTCACCGGCCGGCTCCTGGCCGGCCTGCCCGCCGAGGCCGTCCTGACCGACCCCGACGTCACCGCCTCCTACGCCCACGACATGGCGAGCTTCTGCCCGGCCGGCGCCCCGGCCGTCGTCGTCCTGCCCCGCACGGCCGAGCAGGTCCAGCACGTGATGCGCGTCGCCACCGAGCTGCGCGTCCCGGTCGTGCCGCAGGGCGCCCGCTCCGGCCTGTCCGGCGGCGCCAACGCCACCGACGGCTGCATCGTGCTGTCCCTGACCAGGATGGACCGCATCCTGGAGATCAGCCCCGTCGACCGGATCGCCGTGGTCGAACCGGGCGTGATCAACGCGAACCTGTCCCACGCGGTCGAGGAACACGGCCTGTACTACCCGCCGGACCCCTCCAGCTGGGAGATGTGCACCATCGGCGGCAACATCGGCACGGCCTCCGGCGGCCTGTGCTGTGTGAAGTACGGCGTGACCGCCGAGTACGTCCTCGGCCTGGACGTCGTCCTCGCCGACGGCCGCCTGATGTCCACCGGCCGCCGCACGGCGAAGGGCGTCGCGGGCTACGACCTCACCCGGCTCTTCGTCGGCTCCGAGGGCTCCCTCGGCATCGTCGTACGGGCCGTACTCGCCCTGAAGCCCAAGCCGCCGCAGCAGCTGGTGCTGGCCGCCGAGTTCCCCTCCGCGACGGCCGCCTGCGACGCCGTCTGCCGGATCATGGAGGGCGGACACGTCCCCTCCCTCCTCGAACTGATGGACCGTACGACCGTCAAGGCGGTCAACGACCTCGCCCGCATGGGTCTGCCGGAGACCACCGAGGCGCTGCTGCTGGCTGCCTTCGACACCCCGGACCCGGCCGCCGACCTCGCCGCCGTCGGCGCCCTGTGCGAGGCCGCCGGCGCCACCGAGGTCGTCCCGGCCGAGGACGCGGCCGAGTCCGAGCTGCTGCTGAAGGCCAGGCGGCTCTCGCTGACCGCGCTGGAGGCGGTCAAGGGCACGACGATGATCGACGACGTGTGCGTGCCCCGCTCCAAGCTGGGCGCGATGCTCGAGGGCGTCGAGCGGATCGCCGCCAAGTACGACCTGACCATCGGGGTGTGCGCACACGCCGGCGACGGCAACACCCACCCGACCGTCTGCTTCGACGCCCAGGACGTGGACGAGTCCCGGCGGGCCCGCGATTCCTTCGACGAGATCATGGCCCTCGGCCTGCAGCTGGGCGGCACCATCACCGGCGAACACGGCGTCGGTGTACTGAAGAAGGAGTGGCTGGCCCGGGAGATCGGCCCGGTCGGGGTGGAGATGCAGCGCGCGGTGAAGCGGACCTTCGACCCGCTGGGCATCCTCAACCCGGGCAAGCTGTTCTGACCCTTTTGCGCGCGGGTTCACTGGGCTCACCGGGCTCACCGGGTTCACCGGGCTCACCGGGCTCACCGGACTCACTGGGCGAGCAGCTGGTCGAGGGCGTCGTCGATGCCCAGCTGGGCGCCCTCCGTGCCCGGCGGCACCGCCGTCAGCGTCCGCTCCAGCCAGGCCGACACCTGCGGGACCGGCGCCTCCAGCAGCGCGTCCCCGTCCGGTGAGCTGAGCGCGATCAGCACGACGCCGCGCCCGTCGGCCCTCGCCGGCCACACCCGCACGTCCCCGTGCCCGCACGGCCGGAACACCCCCTCCACCAGCAGGTCGCGGGCGAACGTCCAGTTGACGGGGGAGTCGGAGTTGATGTGGAAGGCGATGTGGACGGCGTAGGGGTCGTCGGAGCGGTAGCCGAGCCGGGCCGGGACCGGGATGCTGCGCTCCGGCGACAGGACGAGCTTCAGCTCCAGCTCCCGCTCCACCACGGTGTGATGCATGACGTCACCTCTCTTCGGGGCCGCTGGGAGTGGGCCCGCACGGGGGGAGAGCGAGCGGGGCCGGGGGGCATTACGCGGGTTCGGAGAATTTTTCTCCGCGGAGCTGTGAGAGCCGGGTACGGCGTCGCCCGGAAAGGGGTCGGTCCGGCAGGACTGGCGCTGAGGGACGTCCCGGTCTGATAGATGTGGACACCCCTACTCCACCCCCGAGCAGATACGGGACGACGGACATGAGCGCCCCAACCCCGGCCCCAGGTGACGACAGGCCCCGCGAGGGCTACTACCCGGACCCGTCCATCCCCGGCTACGTCCGGTACTGGAACGGCGCCTCCTGGGTGCCCGGCACCAGCCGCCCGGCGCCGCAGGACGGCGAACCGCTCACCCCGCCGCCCGGCGTCCGTCCGGTGACGCCGGCGGCTCCGGCGGCGCCGGCGCCTTCGGCGGTGGAGGAGACGGGCCCGCACTTCTTCGACGAGGACCCGCGGCCGTCGTCCGCCGCGCCGGA comes from Streptomyces sp. FXJ1.172 and encodes:
- the hppD gene encoding 4-hydroxyphenylpyruvate dioxygenase encodes the protein MTQTTHQTPDTARQADPFPVKGMDAVVFAVGNAKQAAHYYSTAFGMQLVAYSGPENGSRETASYVLENGSARFVFTSVVKPATDWGRFLDRHVAEHGDGVIDLAIEVPDARAAHAYAVEHGARSIAEPYEVKDEHGTVVLAAIATYGETRHTLVDRSGYDGPYLPGYVPAKPMVTPPAKRTFQAVDHCVGNVELGKMNEWVAFYNKVMGFTNMKEFVGDDIATEYSALMSKVVADGTLKVKFPINEPAIAKKKSQIDEYLEFYGGAGVQHIALNTNDIVETVRTMRAAGVEFLNTPDSYYDTLGEWVGDTRVPVDTLRELKILADRDEDGYLLQIFTKPVQDRPTVFFEIIERHGSMGFGKGNFKALFEAIEREQAKRGNL
- a CDS encoding Lrp/AsnC family transcriptional regulator, with the protein product MAFDRLDGRIIVLLAEEPRIGVLEMSRRLAVARGTVQARLDRLQSNGVIRGFGPQVDPAALGYPVTAFATLQIRQGQGPDVRAHLAGVPEVLELLTTTGSGDMLCRLVARSNADLQRVIDRVVGFDGIVRASTAIVMENPVPLRIIPLVEQAARDSEGT
- a CDS encoding ABC transporter permease; the encoded protein is MGFWQYLGNRHQQLLTDAYQHASAVFQCMVLATAIGVLIAVVTYRSDWAGNLATTATSTVLTIPSLALIGLLIPLVGLGVPPTVIALTLYGLLPIVRNAIVGLRGVDPTLVDAARGIGMSRAMRLARVELPLAWPPILTGIRVSTQMLMGIAAIAAYASGPGLGNEIFRGLASLGSKNALNQVLSGTLGIIILALLFDAGYVLIGRLTIPRGIRA
- a CDS encoding betaine/proline/choline family ABC transporter ATP-binding protein (Members of the family are the ATP-binding subunit of ABC transporters for substrates such as betaine, L-proline or other amino acids, choline, carnitine, etc. The substrate specificity is best determined from the substrate-binding subunit, rather than this subunit, as it interacts with the permease subunit and not with substrate directly.), which codes for MPETSAARSQESLGSQESHGASIELENLTKRYPGSAQPAVDNVSMEIKAGETVVFVGPSGCGKSTTLKMINRLIEPTGGRIRIGGEDVTDIDPVKLRRKVGYAIQSAGLFPHMTVAQNIALVPKMIGWPKTRIRSRVEELLDLVGLDPGEFHGRYPRQLSGGQQQRVGVARALAADPPVLLMDEPFGAVDPITRDHLQDELIRLQHELHKTIVFVTHDFDEAIKLGDRIAVLRERSHIAQFDTPEAILTNPADDFVSGFVGAGAALKRLNLTRVRDVEMRDYPTVTVDTPLQQIFGHLRSSGASEILLLDRRRRPYKWLRRGDLMRAKGSLARAGTLVHDTVTRDGTLRDALEAVLTDNAGRVAVTGRRGEYLGVVDMETLMNSVHELLEADRLEAMEAQHELEEARAQQTHFEQEGPGGVTKA
- a CDS encoding ABC transporter permease — protein: MSTAGPPRPDGGHEAEGLAFRDEDEAEAGQEAPAPPRRPPARRVSPQRLTFLPAFLIAVLLATRLWFRQAHLDTISKNALSGGQVSKALWQHVQLTVISTFFVLIIAIPLGIVLTRRAFRRATPVAMAFANMGQATPAIGLLALLVIWLGTGTRAALIGIIVYAILPVLSNTIAGLKANDPTLLEAARGIGMSPFGVLSHVELPLAVPLILAGVRTALVLNVGTATLATFGGGGGLGVLITTGITTQRMPVLVLGSVLTVTLALLVDWLASLAEVLLRPRGLEAGT
- a CDS encoding FAD-binding oxidoreductase, producing MIMSRIEAPRFEDPAETSDLTGRLLAGLPAEAVLTDPDVTASYAHDMASFCPAGAPAVVVLPRTAEQVQHVMRVATELRVPVVPQGARSGLSGGANATDGCIVLSLTRMDRILEISPVDRIAVVEPGVINANLSHAVEEHGLYYPPDPSSWEMCTIGGNIGTASGGLCCVKYGVTAEYVLGLDVVLADGRLMSTGRRTAKGVAGYDLTRLFVGSEGSLGIVVRAVLALKPKPPQQLVLAAEFPSATAACDAVCRIMEGGHVPSLLELMDRTTVKAVNDLARMGLPETTEALLLAAFDTPDPAADLAAVGALCEAAGATEVVPAEDAAESELLLKARRLSLTALEAVKGTTMIDDVCVPRSKLGAMLEGVERIAAKYDLTIGVCAHAGDGNTHPTVCFDAQDVDESRRARDSFDEIMALGLQLGGTITGEHGVGVLKKEWLAREIGPVGVEMQRAVKRTFDPLGILNPGKLF
- a CDS encoding SsgA family sporulation/cell division regulator produces the protein MHHTVVERELELKLVLSPERSIPVPARLGYRSDDPYAVHIAFHINSDSPVNWTFARDLLVEGVFRPCGHGDVRVWPARADGRGVVLIALSSPDGDALLEAPVPQVSAWLERTLTAVPPGTEGAQLGIDDALDQLLAQ